A section of the Verrucomicrobium sp. GAS474 genome encodes:
- a CDS encoding pyridoxine 5'-phosphate synthase, with protein sequence MIRLGLNIDHVATLRQARYRHESDSAHAEPDPVPLALLAEKAGAKGITVHLREDRRHIQDHDVRRLRKQIKTVLNLEMAVTPAMVAYALKLKPEEACLVPENRQEITTEGGLDLLGSERRVANAVARLVKGGIVPSLFIDPDPGQIDAAARIGAPCIELHTGAYANARTAAAIRRELERQWAAAEQAHALGLQVNAGHGLHYRNLAPFIETVPHLHTLNIGHSIVARAVEVGMAAAVKEIVAILKAKAQVKAKARK encoded by the coding sequence ATGATCCGCCTCGGACTCAATATCGACCACGTCGCCACGCTTCGGCAGGCCCGCTACCGCCATGAATCGGATTCCGCCCATGCGGAGCCCGATCCCGTCCCCCTCGCCCTCCTCGCCGAGAAGGCCGGAGCGAAGGGCATCACCGTCCACCTCCGCGAGGACCGCCGCCACATCCAGGACCACGACGTCCGGCGCCTGCGGAAACAGATCAAAACCGTCCTGAACCTCGAGATGGCCGTCACCCCGGCGATGGTCGCCTATGCGCTGAAGCTGAAGCCGGAAGAGGCCTGCCTCGTCCCGGAGAACCGGCAGGAAATCACGACCGAAGGGGGCCTCGACCTCCTCGGCTCGGAGCGCCGCGTCGCCAACGCCGTCGCCCGGCTGGTGAAGGGCGGCATCGTCCCGAGCCTCTTCATCGATCCCGATCCCGGGCAGATCGACGCCGCCGCCCGGATCGGCGCGCCCTGCATCGAGCTCCACACCGGGGCCTATGCCAATGCCCGGACCGCCGCCGCGATCAGGCGGGAGCTCGAACGCCAGTGGGCCGCCGCCGAGCAGGCCCACGCCCTCGGCCTCCAGGTGAACGCCGGTCACGGCCTCCATTACCGGAACCTCGCCCCCTTCATCGAGACCGTCCCCCATCTCCACACGCTGAACATCGGTCACTCCATCGTCGCCCGCGCCGTCGAGGTCGGCATGGCCGCCGCCGTGAAGGAAATCGTCGCGATCCTGAAGGCCAAGGCCCAGGTCAAAGCCAAAGCTCGGAAGTAA
- a CDS encoding glycosyltransferase family 9 protein translates to MNPPRRLLIVRPDRVGDVIIASSCLAHVAAAFPEAEVFFAARPVMAPLFQDHPSLAAAGFFALPDPRATFVERVLLLRRKLKEGRFDAVVSLHPDPALNLAAQLAGIPRRIGYGSGWTDFALTGAVPDRRKEFRMREASYNFDLLKPLGIAAPEEESLRAVVSLPRASRETLDQKLGEAVAGRLKHYVCLHPSAFSPIARWPVAHYLDLALRLRARHGAAIVLVGHQFDDPSHREFRAGAQAANLPFVDLTGKIDLAELAWLLRGALALVTRDTGPSHLAAAVDCPVVVLFGRVEAPYGPTRWAPLGNRVEVLRSRAVRRAGEARDAFFRRTFAEIPVDEVAGVLARLLPSSSHA, encoded by the coding sequence ATGAACCCGCCCCGCCGCCTCCTGATCGTCCGCCCCGATCGCGTCGGCGACGTCATCATCGCCTCCTCCTGCCTCGCCCACGTCGCGGCGGCCTTCCCCGAGGCCGAGGTCTTCTTCGCGGCGCGGCCCGTCATGGCCCCGCTCTTCCAGGACCATCCCAGCCTTGCCGCCGCCGGATTCTTCGCCCTCCCCGATCCGCGCGCCACCTTCGTCGAACGGGTCCTCCTCCTGCGGCGAAAGCTCAAGGAAGGCCGCTTCGACGCCGTCGTTTCCCTTCATCCCGATCCCGCCCTGAACCTCGCCGCGCAGCTCGCCGGGATTCCCCGCCGGATCGGCTATGGGAGCGGCTGGACCGACTTCGCCCTCACCGGGGCCGTCCCCGACCGCCGGAAGGAATTCCGCATGCGGGAGGCCTCCTACAACTTCGATCTCCTGAAACCGCTGGGCATCGCGGCCCCGGAGGAAGAATCGCTCCGCGCCGTCGTCTCCCTCCCCCGGGCTTCGCGGGAAACGCTCGACCAGAAGCTCGGGGAGGCCGTCGCCGGGCGGCTGAAGCACTACGTCTGCCTCCATCCCTCGGCCTTCTCCCCCATCGCGCGGTGGCCCGTCGCCCACTACCTCGACCTCGCCCTCCGCCTCCGTGCCCGGCACGGCGCCGCCATCGTCCTCGTCGGCCACCAGTTCGACGATCCCTCCCACCGGGAGTTCCGCGCCGGAGCCCAGGCGGCGAATCTCCCCTTCGTCGACCTCACCGGGAAGATCGACCTCGCCGAGTTGGCGTGGCTCCTGCGCGGGGCCCTCGCCCTCGTCACCCGGGACACCGGCCCCAGCCACCTCGCCGCCGCCGTCGATTGCCCCGTCGTCGTCCTCTTCGGCCGGGTCGAGGCCCCCTACGGGCCGACCCGCTGGGCGCCCCTCGGCAACCGGGTCGAAGTCCTCCGCAGCCGCGCCGTCCGCCGCGCCGGGGAAGCCCGCGACGCCTTCTTCCGCCGCACCTTCGCCGAGATCCCCGTCGACGAGGTCGCCGGGGTCCTCGCCCGCCTCCTTCCCTCCTCCTCCCACGCATGA
- a CDS encoding DegT/DnrJ/EryC1/StrS family aminotransferase, producing the protein MKVPLLDFSRQDAALTGDLRAAFERVLASGQFIMGPEVEALERECASYLGGGVEAIGLSSGTDAILLALMALGIGPGDEVICPAYTFFATAGCVSRTGATPVFVDVLPGCFTIDPSQVAARITPKTKAIIPVHLFGQSADLEATLEIANRHRIPVIEDAAQAIGTEFEGRAVGTLGLMGCYSFFPTKNLGALGDGGLLVTPDRALGKRLRALRNHGMHVKYHHESVGGNFRLDALQAAFLRAKLPRLDAAHEARRANAALYDKLFAESALPFASLLLPRLCRGSHIYNQYVIRLPAEGNGRSRRDALRQHLADQGVTTEIYYPIPLHLQECFAPLGYRPGSLPVSEALAQETLALPIFPELRPEEIAFVVREIATFLKP; encoded by the coding sequence ATGAAAGTCCCCCTCCTCGACTTCTCCCGCCAGGACGCCGCCCTCACCGGCGACCTCCGCGCCGCCTTCGAGCGGGTCCTCGCCAGCGGCCAGTTCATCATGGGACCCGAGGTCGAGGCCCTCGAGCGGGAATGCGCCTCCTACCTCGGCGGAGGCGTCGAGGCCATCGGCCTCTCCTCGGGGACCGACGCGATCCTCCTCGCCCTCATGGCGCTCGGGATCGGCCCGGGCGACGAGGTGATCTGCCCCGCCTACACCTTCTTCGCCACCGCCGGATGTGTCTCCCGGACGGGGGCGACGCCGGTCTTCGTCGACGTCCTTCCCGGCTGCTTCACCATCGACCCGTCGCAGGTCGCCGCCCGGATCACGCCGAAGACGAAGGCGATCATCCCCGTCCACCTCTTCGGCCAGTCGGCCGACCTCGAGGCGACCCTCGAGATCGCCAACCGCCACCGGATCCCCGTCATCGAGGACGCCGCGCAGGCGATCGGCACCGAGTTCGAGGGCCGGGCGGTCGGCACCCTCGGACTCATGGGGTGCTATTCCTTCTTCCCGACGAAAAACCTCGGCGCCCTCGGCGACGGCGGCCTCCTCGTCACCCCGGACCGCGCCCTCGGCAAACGCCTCCGCGCCCTCCGCAACCACGGGATGCATGTGAAATACCATCACGAGAGCGTCGGCGGGAACTTCCGCCTCGACGCCCTCCAGGCCGCCTTCCTGCGGGCGAAACTCCCCCGCCTCGACGCCGCCCACGAGGCCCGCCGCGCCAATGCCGCGCTCTACGACAAGCTCTTCGCCGAAAGCGCCCTTCCCTTCGCCTCCCTCCTCCTCCCCCGCCTCTGCCGGGGCAGCCACATCTACAACCAATACGTCATCCGCCTCCCCGCCGAAGGGAACGGCCGCAGCCGCCGGGACGCCCTCCGCCAGCACCTCGCCGACCAGGGGGTGACGACCGAGATCTACTACCCCATCCCCCTCCACCTCCAGGAGTGCTTCGCCCCCCTCGGCTACCGGCCCGGATCCCTTCCCGTCTCCGAGGCGTTGGCGCAGGAAACCCTCGCCCTCCCGATCTTCCCCGAGCTCCGGCCCGAGGAAATCGCCTTCGTCGTGAGGGAAATCGCAACTTTCCTCAAACCGTAG